A genomic segment from Aegilops tauschii subsp. strangulata cultivar AL8/78 chromosome 1, Aet v6.0, whole genome shotgun sequence encodes:
- the LOC109735247 gene encoding uncharacterized protein yields the protein MEIKKKDARGLVLVLFLGQLLAFSVAAASFASSFLANLGVDAPLTQSFFAYLLLTLVYVPILLHRRQKPRIPWYWYLALAFVDTQGGYLVVKAYQYSSITSVTLLDCWTVVWVILLTWYALGTRYSFWQFLGAGTCVAGLGLVLLSDAKSPDEQDPGQMPLLGDALVIAGTVCFAFSNVGEEYCVKKNDRVELVAMLGLFQLLVSIIQIFIFERKTLEAIAWSPTMISSFAGYAIAIFTFSSITPFVLKMSGSTLFNLSLLTSDMWAVAIRLLFYEHQINWLYYVAFSVVAIGLIVYSQNESSPVDGTAKGTEAAAHYQQLPSEDCSTSGSNLGSQENKQLEAAHIC from the exons atggagatcaagaagaaggacgCGAGAGGCCTGGTGCTGGTGCTCTTCCTCGGCCAGCTCTTGGCCTTCTCCGTGGCCGCCGCCAGCTTTGCCTCCTCCTTCCTTGCCAATCTTG GAGTTGATGCACCACTCACACAATCATTCTTCGCATACCTCCTCTTGACCTTAGTTTATGTACCAATCCTCTTGCATCGACGACAGAAGCCGCGG ATACCTTGGTATTGGTACTTAGCGCTGGCCTTCGTCGATACGCAGGGGGGCTATCTGG TTGTCAAGGCATACCAGTACTCATCGATCACCAGTGTAACATTGTTGGATTGTTGGACTGTTGTCTGGGTCATCCTACTCACATGGTACGCACTAGGCACGAGATATTCTTTCTGGCAATTTCTAGGGGCAGGGACCTGCGTGGCAGGCCTAGGTCTTGTGCTCCTTTCAGATGCAAAATCTCCAGATGAGCAAG ATCCAGGTCAAATGCCACTTCTAGGGGATGCCCTTGTTATTGCCGGGACAGTTTGCTTTGCATTTAGCAATGTTGGAGAG GAATACTGTGTCAAGAAGAACGACCGAGTGGAACTTGTTGCGATGCTTGGACTATTTCAGTTGCTTGTCAGCATAATTCAGAT ATTTATATTCGAAAGAAAGACCCTAGAAGCAATTGCCTGGTCTCCAACAATG ATTAGTTCATTCGCTGGATATGCCATTGCAATATTTACGTTCTCCTCCATTACTCCATTTGTCCTTAAG ATGAGTGGATCAACGTTGTTTAATCTCTCACTCTTAACATCTGACATGTGGGCAGTAGCCATTCGACTATTGTTCTATGAACATCAG ATCAACTGGCTGTACTACGTAGCATTCTCAGTTGTGGCCATTGGATTAATCGTCTACTCACAGAA TGAGAGTTCTCCGGTCGATGGAACAGCTAAGGGTACAGAAGCGGCAGCTCACTATCAACAACTTCCAAGTGAGGATTGCTCAACAAGTGGTTCTAATTTGGGCAGCCAAGAAAACAAGCAACTGGAAGCAGCTCACATCTGCTAG